One Mercenaria mercenaria strain notata chromosome 12, MADL_Memer_1, whole genome shotgun sequence DNA segment encodes these proteins:
- the LOC123557092 gene encoding integrase/recombinase xerD homolog isoform X2, whose protein sequence is MIAKISDKSSSAISVLDVPKFKRKSNEEQFKLNAKVIQKIEGAHSAVESEDLSSAKEAIIQARDMLKHRQKLVLLADTSDLGWRLVSEYEANPIASDSDDEKRIYKAEARASRKAKADKTKKPRKNNWPYKRPEASGSAQASQGIRQRPGLCFSCGKAGHWKNECTQNSSYQNNKLSSYFEILDSVKVTDFTKGTGLRQILKRKFDEAGVQINNEEQCIDRMATHILSSRADSTVNKYAHQVKTFKDFCISKGFPCDPAHSIHVAMYLSNLIDNGKSDSVIMAAFYGIKWYHSINDFQDPTENVVVKSMLECAKRLNSKPTTKKDVITTEHLIELCNMFSESTDVIVLRDLTMILLSYAGFLRFDEVSELRSSDIDIKDRYISLFIKKSKTDIYRGGKEVLISSGETSACPVAMLQRYLHCSSMHLKSDSYLFRPACRSGHKCFLIDKDKKLSYTRSKECIVSKLKLVAPNLRLGTHSLRASGATTAANAEGVSDRCLKRHGRWKSDLAKDGYIDDSLEKKLFITKQLKL, encoded by the exons ATGATAGCTAAGATAAGTGACAAGTCTTCTTCTGCTATTTCTGTTTTAGATGTTCCAAAATTTAAACGTAAAAGTAATGAGGAACAATTTAAATTAAATGCCAAAGTTATACAGAAGATAGAAGGTGCGCATTCAGCCGTGGAATCAGAGGATTTATCGTCTGCTAAAGAGGCTATTATTCAAG CCAGAGACATGTTGAAGCACCGACAAAAATTAGTGCTTCTTGCCGATACGTCGGATTTGGGTTGGAGATTGGTCAGCGAATACGAGGCAAATCCCATCGCTAGCGATAGCGACGACGAAAAACGTATTTATAAGGCGGAGGCTCGTGCCAGTAGGAAGGCTAAGGCAGACAAGACCAAAAAACCCAGAAAAAACAACTGGCCATACAAGCGTCCAGAGGCATCGGGATCTGCGCAGGCGTCACAGGGCATCAGACAGCGTCCCGGGTTGTGTTTTTCCTGTGGAAAGGCGGGTCACTGGAAAAATGAATGTACACAGAACAGTTCTTACCAGAACAATAAGTTAAGTAGTTATTTTGAGATTTTAGACTCAGTAAAAGTCACTGACTTTACCAAAG GTACTGGCTTGAGGCAAATACTAAAAAGAAAGTTTGACGAGGCTGGCGTTCAGATAAATAACGAAGAACAATGTATAGACAGAATGGCTACACATATTTTGAGCTCTAGAGCTGATAGCACTGTAAATAAATATGCTCATCAagtgaaaacttttaaagatttCTGTATTTCGAAGGGATTTCCCTGTGATCCAGCACATTCCATTCACGTCGCCATGTATTTATCGAACTTAATAGACAATGGAAAATCGGACAGCGTAATTATGGCAGCTTTTTATGGAATTAAATGGTACCATAGTATTAACGACTTCCAGGATCCAACGGAGAACGTAGTGGTGAAATCTATGCTAGAATGTGCGAAACGGTTGAACTCTAAACCCACAACGAAAAAGGATGTAATTACTACAGAACATTTAATAGAGCTTTGTAATATGTTTTCAGAATCTACGGATGTTATCGTACTCCGCGATCTGACAATGATTTTGTTAAGTTACGCAGGTTTTTTGCGTTTTGATGAAGTTAGTGAATTACGTAGTAGTGATATTGATATCAAGGACAGATACATATCTTTGTTtattaagaaaagtaaaactgACATATACAGGGGTGGTAAAGAAGTACTTATTTCTAGCGGTGAAACGTCGGCTTGTCCAGTTGCTATGTTGCAAAGATATTTACATTGTTCAAGTATGCATTTAAAATCAGACTCATATCTTTTTAGACCTGCATGCAGGTCCGGCCACAAAtgttttttaattgataaagatAAAAAGCTTAGTTACACTCGATCAAAAGAATGTATTGTGTCTAAGTTAAAGCTAGTTGCGCCTAATTTGCGTTTAGGAACACATTCGTTGAGAGCTAGTGGTGCCACCACTGCCGCCAATGCTGAAGGCGTTTCAGATAGATGTCTAAAGCGACACGGTCGCTGGAAGTCTGATTTGGCCAAAGATGGTTACATAGATGATTCATTAGAGAAAaagctttttattacaaaacagtTAAAGTTATGA
- the LOC123557092 gene encoding uncharacterized protein LOC123557092 isoform X1 translates to MIAKISDKSSSAISVLDVPKFKRKSNEEQFKLNAKVIQKIEGAHSAVESEDLSSAKEAIIQARDMLKHRQKLVLLADTSDLGWRLVSEYEANPIASDSDDEKRIYKAEARASRKAKADKTKKPRKNNWPYKRPEASGSAQASQGIRQRPGLCFSCGKAGHWKNECTQNSSYQNNKLSSYFEILDSVKVTDFTKGTVCQDKSYLSKNETLFKAEKKGSDQMSDKGIVNSISPVGRLRQNKDKWCRVSYNQYILDVVENGYKLPFKNIPESAHLKNNRSALENKTFVRTEIKSLLEKRVISEVLKKPIVVNPLTVAYNKAGKPRLVLDCRHVNPCLHMFKIKFEDINTAESLFDLNTFVYTFDLKSAYHHIDIFPEHTTYLGFSWIDDGVVRYYVYNSLPFGIASAGHIFTKTLRVLIKHWRSLGHRVIMFLDDGVGGHAEFKKAMSSSNFIHNSLIDLGFLLAEEKCCWNPSQIVCWLGHILNYRSNCMFISEERILRLEMSLKSVKRQVRLDTCKMFSSSCRPNNFPTKCGR, encoded by the exons ATGATAGCTAAGATAAGTGACAAGTCTTCTTCTGCTATTTCTGTTTTAGATGTTCCAAAATTTAAACGTAAAAGTAATGAGGAACAATTTAAATTAAATGCCAAAGTTATACAGAAGATAGAAGGTGCGCATTCAGCCGTGGAATCAGAGGATTTATCGTCTGCTAAAGAGGCTATTATTCAAG CCAGAGACATGTTGAAGCACCGACAAAAATTAGTGCTTCTTGCCGATACGTCGGATTTGGGTTGGAGATTGGTCAGCGAATACGAGGCAAATCCCATCGCTAGCGATAGCGACGACGAAAAACGTATTTATAAGGCGGAGGCTCGTGCCAGTAGGAAGGCTAAGGCAGACAAGACCAAAAAACCCAGAAAAAACAACTGGCCATACAAGCGTCCAGAGGCATCGGGATCTGCGCAGGCGTCACAGGGCATCAGACAGCGTCCCGGGTTGTGTTTTTCCTGTGGAAAGGCGGGTCACTGGAAAAATGAATGTACACAGAACAGTTCTTACCAGAACAATAAGTTAAGTAGTTATTTTGAGATTTTAGACTCAGTAAAAGTCACTGACTTTACCAAAGGTACTGTGTGCCAAGATAAGTCTTATCTgagtaaaaatgaaacattatttaagGCCGAGAAAAAAGGCAGTGACCAGATGTCGGATAAAGGTATAGTAAATTCTATTTCACCTGTAGGCCGATTAAGGCAGAATAAAGACAAATGGTGCAGGGTGTCCTATAATCAATATATTTTAGACGTTGTTGAAAACGGATATAAATTGCCGTTTAAGAACATACCAGAAAGTGCGCACTTGAAAAACAATAGATCCGCACTTGAAAACAAAACGTTTGTTAGAACGGAGATAAAGTCTTTGTTAGAAAAGAGGGTAATATCGGAAGTATTAAAAAAACCAATTGTGGTAAATCCACTCACAGTTGCATATAACAAGGCTGGAAAGCCCAGACTGGTGTTAGATTGTAGGCATGTAAATCCTTGTTTGCATATgtttaagataaaatttgaagACATAAACACAGCAGAGAGTTTGTTTGACCTTAATACGTTTGTTTATActttcgacttaaagagtgcttATCACCACATAGATATTTTTCCTGAACATACTACGTATTTGGGATTTTCCTGGATTGATGACGGAGTTGTAAGATATTATGTGTATAATTCATTACCATTTGGAATTGCTTCCGCAGGGCACATCTTTACGAAAACTCTAAGAGTGTTGATTAAACACTGGAGATCATTAGGACACAGGGTAATTATGTTTTTGGATGATGGAGTAGGGGGACATGCTGAATTTAAAAAGGCCATGTCGTCTAGTAATTTTATACACAATTCTTTGATAGATCTGGGGTTTTTACTTGCGGAAGAAAAATGTTGTTGGAACCCTTCACAAATAGTATGCTGGTTAGGCCATATTTTGAATTATAGATCTAACTGTATGTTTATTTCGGAAGAAAGAATTCTTCGATTAGAAATGTCACTAAAGTCAGTCAAAAGACAAGTTAGACttgatacatgtaaaatgtttagCAGCAGTTGTAGGCCAAATAATTTCCCTACAAAGTGTGGTAGGTAG